One part of the Nitrospirota bacterium genome encodes these proteins:
- a CDS encoding alanine-zipper protein has protein sequence MKKIFLLAFVAIILFSFGCATKDYVKLQIDPLEERISQLESLVTEAKEQSQEAMKTAKDCRDSAEAAADRAEATFKKAETAAERARKAFELHQAK, from the coding sequence ATGAAAAAAATATTTCTGCTGGCATTTGTTGCAATAATTCTGTTTTCTTTTGGATGTGCCACAAAAGACTATGTAAAACTGCAGATAGATCCCCTCGAGGAGAGGATTAGCCAACTGGAATCATTGGTTACAGAAGCCAAAGAGCAGTCCCAGGAGGCGATGAAAACCGCAAAGGATTGCCGTGATAGTGCTGAAGCTGCTGCAGATCGTGCTGAAGCTACCTTCAAAAAGGCTGAAACAGCTGCGGAAAGAGCCAGAAAGGCATTCGAATTACATCAGGCAAAATAA
- a CDS encoding YdjY domain-containing protein has product MKNTKKEKQNSHCSCCADPFTVLLGKQSEKQANEKSAEGMSRYEFLKVIGLGVLGLSSVAGTQAYAATQKTKNTRIVKGKQDRMVVDKENKELRISATVTKDSSKPAVADWGRRFQAFFGTKGGKMEPFFVFTTDVSRTDIDKALREIGVKSRRQIPMEEVQARTGLKATTTRDDYLQGDPIIVTVRFKKGSLIVEAALEDFIDEKIFVDGREVFKPYTPHFIYHGTAEAIAFPSGCIVCPSDCNGGIITDNVLPLKTTVNYYKVNWDRMPDVGSKVEVALKSIYGPYRMSSTKA; this is encoded by the coding sequence ATGAAAAACACAAAAAAGGAAAAACAGAACTCTCATTGTTCCTGCTGCGCTGATCCCTTCACGGTTCTTCTGGGTAAACAGTCAGAAAAACAGGCGAACGAAAAGAGCGCAGAGGGCATGAGCAGATATGAATTTCTGAAAGTCATAGGCCTTGGCGTCCTCGGGTTGAGCTCTGTTGCCGGGACACAGGCATATGCGGCAACACAGAAAACAAAAAATACGAGGATAGTAAAAGGAAAGCAGGACCGCATGGTTGTCGATAAGGAGAACAAGGAACTGCGTATTTCCGCGACAGTGACGAAAGACAGTTCTAAACCTGCTGTAGCAGACTGGGGCCGGAGATTCCAGGCATTTTTTGGTACCAAGGGCGGAAAGATGGAGCCATTCTTTGTGTTTACCACCGATGTGTCCCGGACCGACATCGATAAGGCATTGCGGGAAATCGGGGTAAAATCACGGAGGCAGATTCCGATGGAGGAAGTCCAGGCGCGTACCGGACTGAAAGCTACAACAACGCGTGACGATTATCTCCAGGGCGATCCGATTATTGTTACCGTCAGATTCAAGAAAGGCTCGCTTATCGTTGAGGCAGCTCTCGAAGACTTCATTGATGAGAAAATTTTTGTCGACGGGAGGGAAGTATTCAAGCCGTATACTCCCCATTTCATTTACCATGGCACTGCCGAGGCCATCGCATTTCCGTCCGGATGCATCGTCTGTCCTTCTGACTGCAACGGCGGGATTATCACTGATAATGTTCTGCCTCTGAAGACAACGGTCAATTATTACAAGGTGAACTGGGACAGGATGCCGGATGTGGGCTCAAAAGTGGAGGTAGCGCTGAAATCCATCTATGGCCCGTACAGGATGTCCTCAACCAAAGCATAA
- a CDS encoding VTT domain-containing protein translates to MVTGEVQVRDVSALEVSQGLKEQIMAISEKCIKCKLCEKECAFLRKYGKPKDIADAYDPADKVHQGMPFECSLCQLCAAVCPVKINPALMFLDMRRETVRRGNGNYPEHGLILGYEKRGTSRKYTYYSLPKGCDTVFFPGCTLPGTRPDKVRKIFEHMKKTVPTLGIVLDCCTKPSHDLGRDGFFHSFFDEMRDFLVTHGVRNVIVACPNCYKVFHQYGDELSVRTVYEFMAVNGLPETGRASGTVAIHDSCAVRYEESIHATVRDLVSRKGLSVEEMPHSGAKTLCCGEGGAVGFLSQDLAKNWGILRKKETNGTMLVSYCAGCANFLNALTPTSHIIDLIFEPGAAMSGKAKVAKAPFTYLNRVKLKNYFKTMAHGGITRERTLATGDERKKNGTIARSIVLLLVIAAIFAIRYTGATHYLEQDALRELIQGYGALAPVIYMLAYTVAPALFLPGLPITIAGGILFGPFWGVVYTITSATAGACLAFLISRYIARDWVDGKLKSPRWRRLDEGVEKHGWKIVAFTRLIPLFPFNLLNYAFGLTKIKFLHYAVTTFICMLPACIAFIVFSSSLLDLFSGKVSPAFVIGLGMIILVSLIPLFYNRYKIKKGSTDPL, encoded by the coding sequence ATGGTAACCGGAGAAGTTCAGGTCAGAGATGTATCGGCGCTTGAGGTAAGTCAGGGTCTGAAAGAGCAGATCATGGCAATCTCGGAAAAGTGCATCAAATGTAAACTCTGCGAAAAGGAGTGCGCTTTTCTGAGGAAATACGGCAAGCCGAAGGATATTGCCGATGCATATGATCCGGCGGACAAAGTGCATCAGGGAATGCCCTTTGAATGCAGCCTGTGCCAGCTCTGCGCGGCTGTCTGTCCGGTCAAGATCAATCCTGCCCTGATGTTTCTTGATATGCGGCGCGAGACAGTACGCAGGGGGAATGGCAATTACCCTGAGCACGGCCTCATCCTTGGATACGAAAAACGGGGAACCTCTCGGAAATATACGTACTATTCCCTTCCCAAGGGATGTGACACTGTTTTTTTCCCCGGATGTACGCTTCCGGGCACAAGGCCGGATAAAGTGAGAAAAATATTTGAGCATATGAAAAAAACAGTTCCAACCCTCGGGATCGTCCTTGACTGCTGCACCAAACCATCCCATGATCTGGGAAGAGACGGGTTTTTTCATTCCTTCTTTGACGAAATGAGGGATTTTCTCGTAACACACGGGGTCCGCAATGTCATTGTTGCCTGCCCTAATTGTTACAAGGTCTTTCACCAATACGGCGATGAACTCTCGGTGCGCACGGTATACGAGTTCATGGCAGTGAATGGCCTGCCTGAAACCGGCAGGGCTTCCGGCACGGTTGCAATCCACGATTCATGCGCAGTGAGATACGAAGAGTCAATCCATGCGACGGTACGGGACCTGGTTTCGCGGAAAGGCCTGTCGGTGGAGGAAATGCCTCACAGCGGAGCAAAAACCCTCTGCTGTGGTGAGGGGGGAGCTGTTGGATTCCTTTCGCAGGATCTGGCAAAAAACTGGGGGATTCTCAGAAAAAAAGAGACCAACGGAACCATGCTCGTTTCCTATTGTGCGGGCTGCGCAAATTTCCTGAATGCACTGACTCCGACCAGCCATATCATAGACCTCATATTTGAGCCTGGGGCAGCGATGTCCGGAAAGGCAAAAGTGGCAAAGGCTCCTTTTACCTATCTCAACCGTGTGAAGTTGAAAAACTACTTTAAAACTATGGCACACGGCGGAATAACACGTGAGAGAACTCTTGCAACCGGTGATGAACGGAAAAAAAACGGTACAATAGCACGCAGTATCGTGCTTCTTCTTGTCATAGCTGCCATTTTTGCAATCCGCTACACTGGCGCCACGCACTATCTGGAACAGGATGCGCTCAGGGAACTCATCCAGGGATACGGAGCCCTTGCTCCCGTAATATATATGCTTGCGTACACGGTTGCACCTGCCCTTTTCCTTCCCGGGCTTCCGATCACCATAGCCGGAGGTATTCTGTTCGGCCCGTTCTGGGGTGTGGTGTATACAATCACGAGCGCGACTGCCGGCGCTTGTCTGGCGTTCCTCATATCACGCTACATTGCGCGGGACTGGGTGGACGGGAAACTCAAAAGCCCCCGCTGGCGCAGACTCGACGAAGGGGTTGAAAAGCACGGATGGAAGATTGTCGCCTTCACGCGTCTCATTCCGCTTTTCCCCTTTAATCTCCTGAATTACGCGTTTGGACTGACAAAAATCAAATTTCTCCATTATGCGGTGACTACCTTTATCTGCATGCTGCCGGCGTGCATCGCGTTCATCGTTTTTTCGAGCTCGCTGCTCGATCTTTTCAGCGGAAAAGTATCCCCGGCTTTTGTCATAGGGCTGGGAATGATTATACTGGTTTCCCTCATCCCCCTTTTCTATAACCGGTACAAGATAAAGAAAGGCTCAACAGACCCTTTATAA
- the saoD gene encoding DsrE-related protein SaoD — MKVAYIFSTNLAHYILSNMIIPQMEKGEHAAEVVGMFFFVDNTFLLVRGNDVGERLSKIAKSTGMLLMGCDRCAIERKIDGDLVEGAMIGCFPDLYKALGEVGIDQAITL, encoded by the coding sequence ATGAAAGTCGCCTATATATTTTCAACAAACCTCGCCCATTATATCCTCAGCAACATGATCATTCCTCAGATGGAAAAGGGTGAACACGCTGCGGAGGTAGTCGGCATGTTTTTTTTCGTTGATAATACATTTCTTCTTGTGAGGGGGAATGACGTGGGTGAACGCCTTTCGAAAATCGCAAAGTCTACCGGCATGCTGCTCATGGGATGTGACCGGTGCGCAATTGAGCGAAAGATTGACGGCGATCTTGTGGAAGGAGCCATGATCGGCTGCTTCCCTGACCTTTATAAAGCGCTTGGCGAGGTGGGGATTGATCAGGCAATCACTCTGTAA